One Candidatus Aegiribacteria sp. DNA segment encodes these proteins:
- a CDS encoding GGDEF domain-containing protein: protein MDGLGAGVFLIFFAARLDIWRHRPERLANLWLAAVAFSALIVNFTAIFLKAAEAGGHPIVVMFNLIGVAGVVVSLLELVFSLAETSPPRLIRGLEFILLPLTVLRISQNTVMIIVALLLLVTLFKAIKSASQGNADARGVLWGLAVLLICLVSDIVHELGLANVPNFLPVLGFIVFFLMATHAINSHLAKEESSARTDPLTGMLNRRGFLELSRLVVSIAERSARSFSIIMIDLDHFKRVNDKFGHAMGDRVLQEIASILLRGVRDQDILARWGGEEVIVLLPDTGVNGANALGEKIRTSVEELETWHDETRICVTLSLGISQYHRGEPLTDTIQRADNALYRAKSSGRNRVEYLAFRDITIGTGDPIE, encoded by the coding sequence ATGGATGGCCTCGGTGCGGGAGTCTTTCTCATTTTTTTTGCTGCCCGCCTGGATATCTGGCGACATCGGCCAGAGCGACTCGCCAACCTGTGGCTGGCTGCTGTAGCTTTCTCTGCACTGATAGTCAATTTCACAGCTATATTCCTGAAAGCAGCTGAAGCTGGTGGGCATCCCATTGTTGTAATGTTCAATCTCATAGGTGTGGCGGGGGTCGTAGTAAGCCTCCTGGAACTGGTATTCAGCCTGGCGGAAACCTCTCCACCCAGACTGATACGAGGCCTGGAATTTATATTGCTGCCACTTACGGTACTGAGAATATCACAGAATACCGTCATGATCATCGTGGCATTATTGCTTCTTGTTACACTGTTCAAGGCTATTAAGTCTGCCAGTCAGGGAAACGCCGATGCCAGGGGGGTGCTGTGGGGATTGGCGGTGCTCCTGATCTGTCTTGTATCTGACATCGTACATGAGCTGGGATTGGCCAATGTTCCCAATTTTCTTCCGGTGCTGGGTTTCATTGTTTTCTTTCTTATGGCCACCCATGCTATTAACAGTCACCTGGCAAAGGAGGAATCCTCTGCACGCACGGATCCTCTCACCGGGATGCTCAACCGCCGCGGTTTCCTTGAACTGAGCCGGTTAGTTGTCTCCATCGCTGAACGTTCCGCCAGATCCTTCTCAATCATCATGATCGATCTGGATCATTTCAAGCGCGTTAACGATAAATTTGGCCACGCCATGGGTGACCGCGTACTGCAAGAGATAGCATCGATACTTCTGCGTGGAGTTCGAGACCAGGACATACTGGCGCGTTGGGGTGGTGAGGAAGTCATCGTTTTGCTTCCCGATACTGGCGTAAATGGAGCTAACGCCCTTGGTGAGAAAATTCGGACTTCAGTTGAAGAGCTGGAGACCTGGCATGACGAGACGCGAATCTGCGTGACTCTCTCTCTCGGAATTTCCCAGTACCACAGAGGAGAACCGTTGACAGACACCATCCAGCGTGCTGATAACGCTCTCTATCGCGCTAAATCATCCGGTCGAAACAGAGTGGAATACCTGGCGTTTAGGGATATTACCATCGGCACCGGTGATCCCATCGAGTAG